Part of the Kitasatospora sp. NBC_00374 genome is shown below.
GGACTGTGGGAGATCCCCGCAGGTCGGATGGCCCTCGCCAAGGGCGGCACCCCTGAGGTCAAAACCGCCGGCCAGCACCTGATCGACGGGCACACGGATCTCGACCGGGCCACGCTCGAGACGGCCCAGACCCTGGGCATGGAGGTGCCCAGTGAGCCCAACGTCCAGCAGAAGGCGTGGCTCAAGCAGTTGAACGACGCCGAGGGCCCGGAGTTCGACCGGCTTTTCGCGAATATTCTGCGCAGTGCCCACGGCCAGGTGTTCGCCGTCGTCGCCCAAGTGCGCGCCGGCACCCAGAATTCCACCGTCCGTGATCTCGCGACGGTGGCGAACTCCACGGTGTTGGACCACATGTCGGTCCTGGAGGCCACCCGGCTGGTGAAATTCGGGGACCTTTCCGCCCCGCCGTCCGGCTCACCCTCGCCGACCGCGAGTGCGGTCCCGGTGCCCGCGGGGACACCGCGCTAGATACCTGCAGCAACAAGGCTGTCCACGGCCTGCCCGACAGGCCCCGTCCCGTTTCGAAGGTGCGATCATGAGGATTCACAAACGTGACACGTCCAGGCGGAGAATGGCTGCCCTGCTGCTGGCCGGCGTACTGGCGATCAGCGGCGTGTCCGTACTCGCCGCGGCGGCCTTCGCCGGGCAGCGCCCCTGGCGGTCGCAGCCGGCCGCCGCCCAGATCGGCACGGTCGCCTGCGGTGACGTCGGCGCGAGCCTGGCCTCGGTGCCGGAAGCCGCCCAGCCGGAGGTCGACAAGGGCCTCGCCGACCTCGACGTCCAGGTGGCGGACGCGTACCGCAGCCTCTCGGAGCCCGGCTCCGGGGGCGGCGAGAAGCGCGTCATGGGCGACCTGGCCGGGAAGCGCTCGGCCACCCTGCAGAAGCTCGCGGCGAGCGCCGGACCGGACTCCGGTCTGCCCAAGGACCTCGGCGGACTGGCGAACTGCTCGATCCGCCGTGACCTGGTGGTCGACTCCTCCGCCCGGGACTTCGCCCCCGAGGCCCCAAGCGGGACGGCCGCCCAGAGCAAGGGGTCGACCGGGGGGAAGGGCCTCGGGCGAGGATTCGTCGACATCAAGTCGGTCCGCCCGAACGTCGTCAAGCCCGCCCGGACCGGGACGGCCACCGGCACCTTCACCTCACGCTGCGGACGCAACGAGAACCGCCATCTCAACCCTGACAACGTGATCGTCGCCCCCGGGGTGAGCAACGGCGCCCACCACATGCACGACTACGTCGGGAACCAGATCACCGACGGGTTCTCCGCCAACGGCAAGCTCGCCGGCGCGGGCACGACCTGCTCCAACGGGGACCAGTCGGCCTACTACTGGCCGGTCCTCCGGCTCCTGAACGGCGCCAACGAGAGCGACCTCAAGGCACCGGGCGGCGGCAAGGACCGCAATGTGGGGAAGATCCTCCAGCCCGCCGAGGTCGGGATCACCTACAGCTCCACCACCGGCAACAAGGTCCAGTCGATGGCCCGCTTCATGCGGATCATCACCGGCGACGCCAAGGCCCTCACCAACGGGCCGGCCAACGCCCACGCCTCGTGGAGCTGCACCGGGTTCGAGGACCGCCAGCTCGCCGACAAGTACCCGATCTGCCCGAACGGCAGCCGGGTCGTACGGACCCTCAAGTTCCCGGACTGCTGGGACGGCAAGAACATCGACAGCGCCAACCACCGTACCCACACCGCCTTCTCGAACTCGGGCGGCGCCTGCCCGAAGAACTTCCGGGCGATCCCGCAGCTGGTGGAGCGCGTCGCCTACGACGTGCCGACCGGTGTCCGGTTCGCCGTCGACAGTTTCCCCGAGCAGCTCCACAACCCGATCACCGACCACGGGGACTTCATCAACGTAATGAACCGGAACCTGCTGGACCAGATGGTCAGCTGCATCAACGAGGGTCGTCGCTGCGGATGACCCCCACGGGCCGCCGCCGGGACGGACCCCGGCGGCCCGGGCCGCGGCTCCCACCGCGGCCCACCCGGGGGCCGGGATCCCCCGTTCGATCGGACCGCACGACAAGGCCGGAGGGCTCAGCGATGTTGACAGGGCAAGGACGCCGATCCAGGCGTTCGGCCGAGGGGCCGGCGAGGGCCGGCCGCGCCGGCCGGGGTGAGCAGGCGCCGAACGGGACTCCGGGGGACCGGCCCGAGGCCGGCGGACGGAGCGCGCTCGCGGGATGGCCGATCCTGCCGCTGCTGGCGGCCGGGCTGGGCGTGGCGGCCGTGATCGTCAACGCCGCGCTCCAGGCGTTCCTCGGCGTGGCCGCCGGGGTCATGGCACTGGTGTCGTTCTCCGCCGCCGTGCTGTGGGGACTCGCGGCGACCGACCGGCTGCTCCTGCATCCGGTGCACCGCCTGGCCGCCCAGGCGATCCACCGGGCGATGGGCATCGGCGGCGTGGTCTTCCTCGTCCTGCACGTGTGGGTGAACCTGATCCAGGACCAGATCGGCGCGGTGCCGGCCTTCGTGCCGTTCGCCGACCCGAACCGGCCGGTGGTCCTGGGCCTCGGGGTCCTGGCCGGGTACCTGCTCCTGGCCGTCGCCTTCGCCGGCGCGGCCCGTGGGCTGCTGGCCAGGACCGGCGAGGCGACCCGGTGGCGGATCGTCCACATCTGCGCCTATCCGGCGTGGGGGGCCGCGCTGGTGCACGGGCTGAACGCGGGCCGGCTGCCCGCCCAGTGGGTGTCCGTCCTGTACAGCGTGGCCGTGCTGGGCGTGATCGTCGCGCTCGCCCTGCGGCTGGCCCTCCAGGACCGCGGCAGCCTGCGCCGGACGGCCGTCCCGGTCCGGCCCGAGGCGGAGGTCCGGCCGCCGGTCGGCGTCGGATCCGGACGACGTCGGCAGGACGGATGAGCGGCGCACCGATCGCCTGGCTCGGCCGGCCGGTCCTGTTCGCGGGCCTGGAACAGGACGAACGGCTCGACTACCGCTCGCACCTGGTCGTCCACGGCGGAATGCCGGCGATGCCCGCCGACGAGCTGGCCGACCTGGCCGAGAACGTCAACCTGCGCGGGCGGGGCGGGGCCGGCTTCCCGTTCGCGACGAAGCTCCGGGCCGTCGTCAAGTCGGCCGCCCGGCGCAAGGGCCGCCCGGTCGTGGTGGTCAACGGAACGGAAGGAGAACCCAGTTGTCTGAAGGACGCCGCACTTCTGTTGCGGACCCCCCACCTGGTGCTGGACGGCGCGCTGCTGGCGGCCGCCGCCCTGGACGCCGAGCAGGTGGTCGTCGGCGTCACCCGGGTCGACACCGAGCAGTCCCTGCGCAGGGCGCTGAGCGAACGGAGGTCGACCAGCCTGCCGGTCACCGTCAACCGTCTGCCCGAGCGGTTCGTCTCGGGGGAGGGGAGCGCGCTGGCCCGCGGTATCACCAGCGGGATCGCCCTTCCGCGCGGCGGAGGCGTGCGGACCAGCGACAGCGGGGTCGGGGGCATGCCCACCCTGCTGTCCAACGCCGAGACGTACGCGCAACTCGCCGTCGCGGCCCGGCTGGGGGCGCTGTCCTACCGCGAGGTCGGCCTCCCGTCGGAACCGGGAACCGTCCTGCTGACCCTCGCCGGCTCCCAGGTGGTGGAGACCCCCTCCGGCGTACCGCTCGGGGAAATGCTGACGATGTTCGGCCTCGACATCGGGCAGGGCGTCCTGGTCGGCGGCTACCACGGCAAGTGGCTGACCCCCGAGGCGGCCGCCATGGCGGTGGTGTCGCGCCAGTCCTTCCAGAGTCTCGGCGGGGCGCTCGGCGCCGGCGCGATCCTGCCGCTGCCCGAGACGACCTGCCCGCTGGGCGAGGCACTCCGGGTCGCCCGCTGGATGGCCGACGAGACGGCGGGCCAGTGCGGCCCGTGCTACCTCGGGCTGCCGGCCCTGGTCAAAGCGCTGGAGGAGGTGGTGAAAGGCGGCGGCCGGGCCGCCCTGGACGTCGTCGAGACCCGGATGCGGGCGGTCACCGGACGGGGTGCGTGCAGCCACCCCGACGCCGCCTCCCGGTTCGTGGCCTCGGCGCTGTCGGTCTTCGACGACGACCTGCAGATGCACTCGTACCAGTACGGCTGCGGCCGGCCCGTGCAGAACGTGCTCCCGATGCCGGTCATGGAGAGCGCGGGAACCATCGTCGTGGACTGGACGCTCTGCGAGGCCCACGGGCTGTGCACCAGCGTTCTGCCCGACGTGATCAGCCTGGGGGCGGACGGCTTCCCCGCCGCCGGCGTCATGCAGGTCCCGCCCCAGCTCCTCCAGCAGGCGGCCCGGGCCGTCGACCGCTGCCCCGCACTGGCACTGCGGATCCAGTGAGCGCCGCCCGGGCCCGGGCCGCCGTCCCCCCTCCGGTCGCACACCCCACCGGCCACCCGGACCGGTCCCGCAATCCCTCGAAAGCTCAGGCTTCACCGATGGAAAGGCAAGGAACACCTTGACGACGACGACGAAACGCTACGGCCTCGTGGCGGTCTGCCTCCTGCTGGCCGGCCTCGTGCTCATGGCGGCCTTCGGCAGCGCCAACAGCAGCGCCAGCCCGTCCACCCCGACGTCCGGCTCCGGCCTGCTGGTCGGCGCCCCCGGCGCGGCCCCGTCCCCGGCCGGCGGCTACGGCTCCTACGGCGACGCCTCTCCCTCCGCGTCGGCGCCGGCCGGCGGCGGCGGGCAGACCGGCGGACAGCTGTCCGTCCGGGTGGACGACAAGCTCGGCTCGATCGTGACGGACGGCCAGGGCTTCACCCTCTACCGGTTCGACAAGGACACCGCCAAGCCGCCGGCGTCCAACTGCAACGGAGCCTGCGCCACCACCTGGCCGCCGGTGCTCATGGACGGCACCTCCGCCGGCGCCGGGGTCGACCCTGCCAAGCTCGGTGAGGTCACCCGGGCGGACGGCTCCCGCCAGCTGACCGTCGGCGGCTGGCCGGCCTACCGCTACTCCCAGGACACCGCGCCCGGCGACACCAAGGGCCAGGGTGTGGGCGGTACCTGGAACGCTCTCGCCCCCGACGGCTCGAAGGCCAAGGCCGCCGACGCCGCCACCACCCCCGCGCCGACGACCCCCGCCACCCCCATGCCGCAGCCGACCCAGCCGGCCCCGGCCAAGGTGCAGCTGTCCACCACCGTCAACTCCCAGCTCGGCTCGATCATGGTGGACGCCAACGGCCGCACCCTGTACCACTTCGGCAAGGACACCGCCTGGCCGATGCGCTCCAACTGCGAGGGCGACTGCCTGAAGACCTGGACCCCCGCGCCCCCGGTGGACGCCGACAAGATCAAGGGCGTGGACCCGAAGCTCGTCGGCAAGATGCAGCGACCGGACGGCACCTGGCAGCTGAGCATCAACTGCACGCCCGCGTACCTCTACACGGGTGACCAGGCCGCCGGCGACGCCCGCGGCCACGGGATGGCCAACGGGCTCTGGACGGCCATCAACCCGGCGGGCAAGGCGGCCGGGGGCAAGTGACGGCCCAGGACGCCACCGCTGCGGCGGCCGGGTCCGAGCGGACCGTCCGGACCACCCTGCAGTGGGCCGCGCTGCTCGTCCTCTTCCTCCTGGGGGTCATCGAACTCCTCGGCGGTGCGGGCGGGTTGGTCGGATCCTCGCAGGCGGCCCCGGGCCCCGGCCGGAGCTCCGTGGAGGACCTGGCCCGGCGGATCGGCTGCACGGCGGACATCACCACCGACGCGGCAGACCTCCGGCAGGGCATGTGCACCTCGGGCGGGGAGGAGATCTGGATCGCCACCTTCCCGACCGAGCGCGCCCGGGACGCCTGGACCTCGGAGGCGAAGGCGTACGGGGGGTCGTACCTCGTCGGCGAGGGCTGGGTGGTCGTGCTGTCCGACACGACGGCCGACCTGCTGCACGGACTGCTCGGGGGGGTGATCGTGAGCGGGGTCGACCACACCGGGTCGCACTCCCATACCGGTAGCGGCTGACCAGGTACGACAGCGACAACAGGGCGAGGGTTCCCGCCGGCTCCGGCCGGCGGGAACCCTCGCCCTTTCCGGTGTGCTCCGGCCGGCCCGGGGTAGGTGCGGTCCGGCGGGCTGTCGCGGCGTCATGAACCGTCCCGGGCAGGGGCGGGCGAACATTCGAATGCCGTATCAGATTTGTTGTTATCCGACAGCCACCTGCTCTGACACAGTCCCGTCACGGCCTCGTCGCGACCCTGTCACGGCCCTCGCGAACGCCCCGGCTTGCCGCAGCGCGCACAGCGCGCCCCCCGCGCGCCGCTGCGCCCCCCGGCACACGGATTCCCCACATTCGGATCCGGAATCACCGGAAGCCCGAGCGCTCCGCAGACGGTTGCCCCCGAACCCGTGGGACTGGTGTGCTGTGGCTCTTCCTGCCACTCCGCCCCGACGGCCCAGCAGCAGACCGTCGTCGATGCCATTCATCCGGGCAGATCCCCGTCCCGGCCCGTGCGGCCGACGCGCCGGCCAGGCCGCGCGAACCCCCCGCCACGAGACGGCCAGACCTGAGGAGGAACAAGTTGACCGTTCGTACCAGCACCCGCGAATCGGGACTGAGCGCTCTGAGCGACGCCGAGCTCTCGGCGGCACTCCCCACCTCGACCGCGACCGGCAGCTCCCGCATCCGGGAGGTGATGGCCGAGGTGTTCACCCGGCACCACGGCGCCGTGCTCGCCTACGCCCGCGGCTACTGCCGCGACCCCCAGACCGCCCAGGACCTCGCCGCCGAGGCCTACGCCAGCACGTACCTGTCCGTCGCCCGCGGCCGTGGCCCCCGCTACGCCTGGCGTGCGTACCTGATGGCCTGCGTCCGCCGGACGGCGATGGAGTGGAGCACCCAGAGCGCGGACCGGATCCTGCTGCCGGAGGACTTCGACACCTGGGCCGAGCGCCTGGCCGACGACGCGGAGACCGAGGGCGCGCTGCTCGCCGCCGAGGAGACGGCGCTGGTCGCCCGGGCCTACCGCTCGCTCCCCGAACGGTGGCAGGTGCTGCTGTGGTTCTTCGTGGTGGAGGGCGAGTCGGCGGCATCGGTCGCCCAGCGGATGAGCATGACACCGAGCGGAGTGCGCTCCCTCGCCACCCGCGCCAGGGAGGGCCTGCGCGAGGCGTACCTGCGCGCGCACGTCGACGAGGGCACCGAACAGGAGTGCCGCTACTTCACGGCCCTGCTGGCCGGCGCCGTACGGCGGCCGGGCCGCCGCCGGGGGCGCGAGCTGGCCCGGCACCTGGAGGAGTGCGGCGGCTGCGTCCGGGTGGCCGAGGAGTTCCGCCGCGCCAACCGGCGCATCATGACCTCCTCGCTGGTCCCCGTCGCTCCCGAGCCGGTGGCATCCTGCTGAGCGGGCCCACGAGCCCCCGGCCCGGCCGCCCCGAAGGCGCCGACGGCGGCGAAAGCCGCCCCCGGCGCCGCCCGGGCAGCCCGGCCGGCTCGGCTCAGCCGCGGCGGGCGATCGTGACGATCTCGCGGCTCGTGCCGGTGACCGGGCCGTGGTGCCAGTCGCCGTACCGGGCCTCGACCGCGAAACCGGCCTCGGTCAGGAACGCGTCCAGCGTCGGGACGTCGAGGAACCGCAGGCGGGTGCGGTCGGAGCGCAGGACGGTGCCGACCGGGTCGCAGGTCGTCTCGGTGAACGTGACCACGTCGCCGACGACGGACTCGACATGGTGCCGGATGCGCAGCGTGCGGCCGCAGGCGTCCACGACCTCGGCGGCGTTCGACGCGTTCCACGCCTCCCACGCACGCACCTGCGGGTGCCGGGTCTCGAAGGCGAACCGGCCGCCGTCCCGCAGGGCCGCCCGGACCGCCGTCAGCGAGGCCCGCACCTCGTCGTCGCCGACCAGGCACTGGAACGCGTGGCTGACCATGGTCGCCAGGTCGAACTCGCGCTCCCAGGCCGCGTCGCAGGCCGCGCCGGCCACCCACTCGACGTCGGTGCGCCGACGCGCCCGGTCGAGTGCGGCCCGGTCGGGGTCGAGCCCGACGAGCCGGCCGCGGTGCCCGGCCTCGCGCGCCCGGTGCAGCATGCCGCCGGTGCCGCAGCCCACGTCGAGGACGCTGTCCGCGGCCATCACCAGGGCGTGGTGGAACGCGTCACCGGGATGGCGCGCGGGGTCCCACGGGTTCAGCAGGTCGTACAGGGCGGCGGCCTCGGCGTCGGACAGCGTGCGGGCGGTGTTCATGAGCGGTCCGTCAGTTCGGCGAGCAGCGTGCGGCCCGCCGGCCAGGAGCCGAGGCCGGAGTCGGCGTTGATGTGCCCGTACGGGCCGAGCTCGACGTACCGCGAGCCCCAGGCGGCGGCGAAGGCGCGGGCGCGTTCGGGCGCGCACCAGGGGTCGTCGCTGCCGGCGACCACGGTGGTGGGGAACGGCAGCGTCCGCAGCGGGACCGGCCGGAAGCCGACCAGCTCCGGGACCTCGGCGGTGTCGATGTCGGCGGGCGCCACCAGCAGGGCGCCCGTGACCGCCCGCGCGGCGGCCGGACCGGTGGCGGCCCAGTGGGCGACCGTGACGCAGCCGAGGCTGTGCGCGACCAGGACGACCGGGCCGGCGGCGGCGGACACGGCGCCGTCCAGGGCGGCCACCCAGTCCCCGACCAGTGGATGGTCCCAGTCGGCCTGCTCGACCCGTCGGAACGTGTCCGGGTCCTCCCGGACCCAGTGGCTCTGCCAGTGCTCCGGGCCGGAGTCCTGGAATCCCGGCAGGACGAGAGCGATGGGGGCGGTGACGGTCATGGGGCCGGACCTCCTGTGGTGTCGGACGTCCGGCGGATCCTATCCGGTCGGCCCCGGCGGCTCAGGCGCCCTTGGCGGCGGCCTTCTTGACGGCCTCGCGGATGCGGACGTAGGTGCCGCAGCGGCAGACGTTCTCGATCCGGTCGATGTCGGCGTCGGTGGGGTTCGGTGTACGGCGCAGCAGGGCGACGGCGGTCATGATCTGGCCGGGCTGGCAGAAGCCGCACTGGGCGACGTCGCAGTCCAGCCAGGCCTGCTGGACGGGGTGCAGGGTGTCGCCGTCGGCGAGGCCCTCGATGGTGGTGACCTCGCGGCCGGCGCAGTCGGCGACCGGGACGACACAGGGCTGGATCTCGGCGCCGTCCAGGTGGCTGGTGCAGGCGCGGCAGACGCCGACCCCGCAGCCGTACTTGGGGCCGGTGACGCCGAGCCTGTCGCGCAGCACCCACAGCAGGGGCATGTCGGCGGGGGCGTCGACGGTGACGGGCGCGCCGTTGAGGACGAACGTGTGGCTGGGCATCGGGTGGTGACCCCTCAGAAGTTGATCGGGAAGCTGCGGGGCCTGGTGCCGGTGGCCCGGGCGTAGGCGTTGGCGACGGCGGCGGCCGCGGCCGGGACTCCGAGTTCGCCGGCGCCCCCGGGGTCGCCGGTGGGCGGCATCAGGTGCACCTCCAGCGTGGTGGGGCTGTGCCGCTGGCGGGCGTAGTGGAAGTCGGCGAAGCTGCCCTCGCGGACGGCTCCGGCGTCGATGTGCAGTCCGGCCTGCAGGGTGACGGAGATGCCGTCCATGACGGCGCCCATCAGCTGGGCCTCCAGTCCGCGCGGGTTGACGGGCAGACCGACATCGGCGGCCATCACGGCCTTGGTGACGCGGGGGGCGGCCCGGTCGGTCGCGTCGATCTCCACCAGGCACGCGGCGCTGGAGCCGTGTTCGTCGTGGAAGGCGATGCCCTGGGCGTGTCCGGCGGGCATCGGCCGTCCCCACTGACCGGCCTGTGCGGCCTTGTCGAGGACGGCCCGGCCGCGGGAACCGCTCAGCCGGGCCCGCCGGAAGGCGACCGGGTCCTGCCCGAGGGCGCGGGCGATCTCGTCGACCATGATCTCGTCGGCGACCCGGACCAGCCCGGAGTAGACGGAGCGCCAGCTGCCGGTGTGCATCTCCAGCGGGACCTCGGCGAGCAGTTGGGTGGAGACCCCGAGCTCGTACGGGAGTTTCTCGGTGAGCAGGAAGAACGCCTGGGACAGGCTCAGACCGTCGGCCTGGAGGCCGAATCCGGCGGCGGTCAGTGCCTCGCCGAGGCCGTGCCGGAAGTCGGTCTGCACGGTGGCGACCCGGTGCTCGTAGCTGAGGACCTGGCCGAGCGCGTGGGTGGCGCGGATGCGGTGGTGGCTGGCGGGCCGCATCCGGCCGTGCCGGGTGTCGTCGTTGCGGGTCCACATCAGCTTGACCGGGCGGCCCGCGGCCCGGGAGACCTGGGCGGCCTCCAGGGCGCAGTCGAAGAACAGCCGCCGTCCGAACGAGCCGCCGGCCCGCACCACGTTGACGGTCACCGCGTCCTGCGGCAGGCCGAGTTCGGCCGCGATGGTCTGCTGGGCGACGATCGGGGACTGCGAGGCGAACCAGAGCTCGGCCCGGTCGGACCGGACGTCGGCGACGGCCGTCAGCACCTCCATCGGGGCATGGCCGACGAAGG
Proteins encoded:
- a CDS encoding DUF4142 domain-containing protein, whose product is MISTVAALVVPVVRSAGSYRSPQSDEAPGTVQTPSGPLTPLDRDFVKRVRLAGLWEIPAGRMALAKGGTPEVKTAGQHLIDGHTDLDRATLETAQTLGMEVPSEPNVQQKAWLKQLNDAEGPEFDRLFANILRSAHGQVFAVVAQVRAGTQNSTVRDLATVANSTVLDHMSVLEATRLVKFGDLSAPPSGSPSPTASAVPVPAGTPR
- a CDS encoding DUF1996 domain-containing protein → MAALLLAGVLAISGVSVLAAAAFAGQRPWRSQPAAAQIGTVACGDVGASLASVPEAAQPEVDKGLADLDVQVADAYRSLSEPGSGGGEKRVMGDLAGKRSATLQKLAASAGPDSGLPKDLGGLANCSIRRDLVVDSSARDFAPEAPSGTAAQSKGSTGGKGLGRGFVDIKSVRPNVVKPARTGTATGTFTSRCGRNENRHLNPDNVIVAPGVSNGAHHMHDYVGNQITDGFSANGKLAGAGTTCSNGDQSAYYWPVLRLLNGANESDLKAPGGGKDRNVGKILQPAEVGITYSSTTGNKVQSMARFMRIITGDAKALTNGPANAHASWSCTGFEDRQLADKYPICPNGSRVVRTLKFPDCWDGKNIDSANHRTHTAFSNSGGACPKNFRAIPQLVERVAYDVPTGVRFAVDSFPEQLHNPITDHGDFINVMNRNLLDQMVSCINEGRRCG
- a CDS encoding NADH-ubiquinone oxidoreductase-F iron-sulfur binding region domain-containing protein, coding for MSGAPIAWLGRPVLFAGLEQDERLDYRSHLVVHGGMPAMPADELADLAENVNLRGRGGAGFPFATKLRAVVKSAARRKGRPVVVVNGTEGEPSCLKDAALLLRTPHLVLDGALLAAAALDAEQVVVGVTRVDTEQSLRRALSERRSTSLPVTVNRLPERFVSGEGSALARGITSGIALPRGGGVRTSDSGVGGMPTLLSNAETYAQLAVAARLGALSYREVGLPSEPGTVLLTLAGSQVVETPSGVPLGEMLTMFGLDIGQGVLVGGYHGKWLTPEAAAMAVVSRQSFQSLGGALGAGAILPLPETTCPLGEALRVARWMADETAGQCGPCYLGLPALVKALEEVVKGGGRAALDVVETRMRAVTGRGACSHPDAASRFVASALSVFDDDLQMHSYQYGCGRPVQNVLPMPVMESAGTIVVDWTLCEAHGLCTSVLPDVISLGADGFPAAGVMQVPPQLLQQAARAVDRCPALALRIQ
- a CDS encoding SCO0930 family lipoprotein, with amino-acid sequence MTTTTKRYGLVAVCLLLAGLVLMAAFGSANSSASPSTPTSGSGLLVGAPGAAPSPAGGYGSYGDASPSASAPAGGGGQTGGQLSVRVDDKLGSIVTDGQGFTLYRFDKDTAKPPASNCNGACATTWPPVLMDGTSAGAGVDPAKLGEVTRADGSRQLTVGGWPAYRYSQDTAPGDTKGQGVGGTWNALAPDGSKAKAADAATTPAPTTPATPMPQPTQPAPAKVQLSTTVNSQLGSIMVDANGRTLYHFGKDTAWPMRSNCEGDCLKTWTPAPPVDADKIKGVDPKLVGKMQRPDGTWQLSINCTPAYLYTGDQAAGDARGHGMANGLWTAINPAGKAAGGK
- a CDS encoding RNA polymerase sigma factor, translating into MTVRTSTRESGLSALSDAELSAALPTSTATGSSRIREVMAEVFTRHHGAVLAYARGYCRDPQTAQDLAAEAYASTYLSVARGRGPRYAWRAYLMACVRRTAMEWSTQSADRILLPEDFDTWAERLADDAETEGALLAAEETALVARAYRSLPERWQVLLWFFVVEGESAASVAQRMSMTPSGVRSLATRAREGLREAYLRAHVDEGTEQECRYFTALLAGAVRRPGRRRGRELARHLEECGGCVRVAEEFRRANRRIMTSSLVPVAPEPVASC
- a CDS encoding trans-aconitate 2-methyltransferase; amino-acid sequence: MNTARTLSDAEAAALYDLLNPWDPARHPGDAFHHALVMAADSVLDVGCGTGGMLHRAREAGHRGRLVGLDPDRAALDRARRRTDVEWVAGAACDAAWEREFDLATMVSHAFQCLVGDDEVRASLTAVRAALRDGGRFAFETRHPQVRAWEAWNASNAAEVVDACGRTLRIRHHVESVVGDVVTFTETTCDPVGTVLRSDRTRLRFLDVPTLDAFLTEAGFAVEARYGDWHHGPVTGTSREIVTIARRG
- a CDS encoding RBBP9/YdeN family alpha/beta hydrolase; the encoded protein is MTVTAPIALVLPGFQDSGPEHWQSHWVREDPDTFRRVEQADWDHPLVGDWVAALDGAVSAAAGPVVLVAHSLGCVTVAHWAATGPAAARAVTGALLVAPADIDTAEVPELVGFRPVPLRTLPFPTTVVAGSDDPWCAPERARAFAAAWGSRYVELGPYGHINADSGLGSWPAGRTLLAELTDRS
- a CDS encoding (2Fe-2S)-binding protein; the protein is MPSHTFVLNGAPVTVDAPADMPLLWVLRDRLGVTGPKYGCGVGVCRACTSHLDGAEIQPCVVPVADCAGREVTTIEGLADGDTLHPVQQAWLDCDVAQCGFCQPGQIMTAVALLRRTPNPTDADIDRIENVCRCGTYVRIREAVKKAAAKGA
- a CDS encoding molybdopterin cofactor-binding domain-containing protein, whose product is MPRTVTRRRLLTYLVAAPALAVGAQLADDPQPAEALPGVPDLVDLGDALILAGLPTAHLLVLTVAETGRVVLELPRAEVGQGLTTAIAMLVADELDARLADVDVPLSKARPELLFNQLTGASNSVRSLYHPVRAAAAAARARLVTAAARTWGLSAATLRTENSAVIAPDGRSASYASLAVAAAGITVPEVSTAPKPADRRRLVGRPTGRIDARDLVTGKAKYAGDLAVPGAVPTVIARPPTINGTVRSYDAAAALAMPGVLAAVRVPSGVAVLAETFDQALRAKAALTVDWRPGPVAALSDQDIRARLRAAQPPFVVPPLLSLTVDAEFDFAFVGHAPMEVLTAVADVRSDRAELWFASQSPIVAQQTIAAELGLPQDAVTVNVVRAGGSFGRRLFFDCALEAAQVSRAAGRPVKLMWTRNDDTRHGRMRPASHHRIRATHALGQVLSYEHRVATVQTDFRHGLGEALTAAGFGLQADGLSLSQAFFLLTEKLPYELGVSTQLLAEVPLEMHTGSWRSVYSGLVRVADEIMVDEIARALGQDPVAFRRARLSGSRGRAVLDKAAQAGQWGRPMPAGHAQGIAFHDEHGSSAACLVEIDATDRAAPRVTKAVMAADVGLPVNPRGLEAQLMGAVMDGISVTLQAGLHIDAGAVREGSFADFHYARQRHSPTTLEVHLMPPTGDPGGAGELGVPAAAAAVANAYARATGTRPRSFPINF